One bacterium genomic region harbors:
- a CDS encoding T9SS type A sorting domain-containing protein has product MKKDNYFFSFIIFIVIVCNISIPAQLESPIPQVFNAIYHDTSPPLSDIPELPITQSKWRDGIIPLNKIGLQFEDRYGNDPDLQTLMGVDGISEIITSWNGISADGYAPPDPSGDVGLNHYMLATNVRFQIWNKTGTSLLGPLNLGTIWSGFPGPWASSLNDGDPIVLYDETADRWFIAQFSLPNYPSSPSYILIAISQTGNPTGAWHRYGFSFSTGIPDYPKFGIWPDGYYMSANSFNPGYVGTIVAAFQRSQMLNGLSAQMVTFSNSSSSTWSLLPSDWNGTTTPPASAPNYFGQIHDNSRYGGSDGFDIYSFSVNWTTPSNSTFTGPTFLATNAFSTVNGIPQLGTSQLLDDLSVMTMNRLDYRNFGTHQSMVVCHTVNAGSGRAGVRWYEFRRTSGNWSIYQQGTYAPSDGLHRWMGSIAINSAGDIALGYSVSGSSIYPGIRYTGRLSGDALGQMTFTEGTIQDGLGAQTGGLDRWGDYTQMVVDPNGETFWYVNQYQPSTGSFNWRTRIASLGLGILNPTSVSANAINSSQINISFNPNSSNNNVVVVWNLTGTFTTPSGTPPVVGQSFAGGTLLYNGTISPVQHTGLIPETNYYYKLFSYNGSTYSSGVPINATTLSISNPTNVTATAISSSQIDIGFTPNIFNNNVVLVWNLSGTFTTPSGTPPAVGQPFAGGTLLYNGIVSPFNHIGLNPFTTYYYKAFSYDGANYSSGITVNTTTLVLTDFLVDLIVSDECNNSMIIKFGTAPGATDCFDPGLDIEAPPPPPVDAFDARFTSCGIPFLTDVRGTNLSGERFWSLRYQPATGCEPANLSWNASQLPSTGYFHLVDPGSNNIVNVNMRTTNQFNDLSGFGILRIKFNYQITSNYNISSGWNMISLPVDVSNNNYLALFPSAIAGTLFGYSNGYFSTETVNTCTGYWLKFASSQVVPVSGADRIDCVISLNTGWNIIGGPYCNVPLSSVQDPGGIIVTGTLFEYSGGYISANSIDGTKAYWIKASSSGTITISCNNVVMKENNELEKISEATEEFSQIEITDRANNSQTLYLNGKLEGSINKESYSMPPVPPVGAFDVRLEDDYKLTENDEATIKIQASEYPVRIKITNLKNGVEYRLVEISSGEEAGSHKVVNGEEIIINNESVNKLRIEKAGEIPEAYSLEQNYPNPFNPMTTIKFDLPEASEVTLTIYNTLGQKVDEVVNTTLEAGRYSYQWNATDIASGIYIYELRTNKFISSKKMIFMK; this is encoded by the coding sequence ATGAAGAAAGATAACTACTTTTTTTCATTTATAATATTTATTGTAATTGTATGTAATATCTCTATTCCAGCCCAGTTGGAGAGTCCTATTCCTCAAGTATTTAACGCTATCTATCACGATACTTCTCCACCGCTCAGCGATATACCAGAACTTCCTATTACACAATCGAAGTGGCGCGATGGAATAATACCGCTAAATAAAATTGGGCTTCAATTTGAAGATCGTTACGGTAACGACCCTGATTTACAAACGTTAATGGGGGTTGATGGTATAAGTGAAATCATTACCAGCTGGAATGGTATTTCAGCAGATGGATATGCACCGCCGGATCCGAGCGGTGATGTAGGACTTAATCATTATATGCTAGCAACGAATGTACGGTTTCAAATCTGGAACAAAACAGGAACTTCTCTTCTAGGGCCACTAAATCTCGGAACAATATGGTCAGGATTTCCTGGTCCCTGGGCTAGTAGTTTAAATGATGGAGATCCTATAGTATTATATGATGAAACTGCTGATAGATGGTTCATTGCTCAATTTTCCTTACCGAATTATCCAAGTAGTCCGTCCTATATTCTCATTGCGATATCACAAACAGGAAATCCAACAGGTGCATGGCATCGTTATGGGTTCTCATTTAGTACTGGAATTCCGGATTATCCTAAATTTGGAATTTGGCCTGATGGATATTATATGTCTGCTAATTCTTTTAATCCAGGTTACGTAGGAACAATTGTGGCAGCATTTCAAAGATCGCAAATGTTAAATGGATTATCTGCACAAATGGTCACATTCTCAAATTCCTCTTCATCAACCTGGTCATTGCTTCCTTCTGATTGGAATGGGACTACAACTCCACCAGCTAGTGCACCTAATTACTTCGGGCAGATACACGATAATTCCCGATATGGTGGTTCAGATGGTTTTGATATTTATTCATTTAGTGTTAATTGGACGACACCTAGTAACTCGACTTTTACTGGTCCAACTTTTTTAGCTACAAATGCATTCAGCACAGTTAATGGTATTCCACAACTAGGTACAAGTCAATTACTTGATGACTTATCTGTGATGACTATGAATCGACTAGATTATAGAAATTTTGGTACACATCAATCTATGGTAGTATGCCATACAGTTAATGCTGGAAGCGGTCGTGCGGGGGTAAGATGGTATGAGTTCAGAAGAACAAGCGGAAATTGGAGTATATATCAGCAGGGAACTTATGCACCTTCCGATGGATTGCACAGATGGATGGGAAGTATAGCAATAAACAGCGCTGGCGACATTGCACTCGGCTACTCAGTATCAGGTTCTTCCATCTATCCCGGTATTCGCTACACAGGCAGATTGTCAGGAGACGCACTTGGTCAAATGACTTTTACTGAAGGGACAATTCAAGATGGATTGGGTGCTCAAACTGGTGGTTTAGACAGATGGGGCGATTATACCCAAATGGTTGTTGATCCGAATGGGGAGACATTTTGGTATGTAAATCAATACCAGCCATCCACTGGAAGTTTCAATTGGAGAACACGGATTGCTTCTCTCGGATTAGGGATCTTAAATCCGACTAGTGTTTCAGCCAATGCAATTAACTCCTCTCAGATAAACATTAGTTTTAATCCAAACTCTAGTAACAATAATGTAGTTGTTGTTTGGAATTTAACGGGTACTTTTACGACACCATCAGGAACTCCACCAGTAGTCGGGCAATCTTTTGCTGGAGGTACTTTATTATACAATGGTACGATCTCACCTGTTCAGCATACAGGCTTAATTCCTGAGACAAATTATTATTATAAACTTTTTTCATACAATGGAAGTACCTATTCTTCCGGAGTTCCTATAAATGCAACAACACTAAGTATTTCCAATCCAACAAATGTTACAGCAACTGCAATAAGTTCATCGCAAATAGATATTGGATTTACTCCGAATATTTTCAATAATAATGTTGTACTTGTTTGGAATTTATCTGGCACATTTACAACTCCTTCTGGAACACCACCTGCAGTGGGGCAGCCATTCGCAGGAGGCACATTATTATATAATGGAATTGTATCGCCGTTTAATCACATAGGTTTAAATCCGTTTACAACATATTATTACAAAGCATTTTCTTACGACGGTGCTAACTACTCTTCGGGTATCACAGTTAATACAACAACTCTGGTTCTAACAGACTTCTTAGTTGATCTTATAGTAAGTGATGAGTGCAATAATTCAATGATAATAAAATTTGGTACAGCTCCGGGAGCTACAGATTGTTTCGACCCGGGATTAGATATTGAAGCCCCACCTCCACCACCCGTAGATGCATTTGATGCAAGATTCACAAGTTGTGGCATTCCATTTTTAACGGACGTCCGAGGTACTAATCTTTCAGGTGAAAGATTCTGGAGCCTACGTTATCAACCGGCTACAGGCTGTGAACCAGCAAATTTAAGTTGGAATGCTTCACAATTACCGTCGACAGGATATTTTCATCTCGTCGACCCGGGATCCAACAACATTGTTAATGTAAATATGAGAACTACCAATCAGTTTAATGATTTATCAGGTTTTGGAATTCTTAGAATAAAATTCAATTATCAAATTACTTCAAACTATAATATATCATCAGGCTGGAATATGATAAGTCTTCCGGTTGATGTTTCAAATAATAACTATCTTGCATTATTTCCATCCGCAATAGCGGGAACTTTATTCGGCTATTCAAATGGATATTTCTCGACTGAAACCGTTAATACTTGTACTGGGTATTGGTTGAAATTTGCATCCTCACAAGTTGTTCCGGTCAGTGGAGCAGATAGGATTGATTGTGTCATTTCATTAAATACTGGCTGGAATATCATTGGAGGACCATATTGTAATGTACCATTAAGCAGTGTTCAAGATCCAGGTGGTATAATAGTTACAGGCACCTTGTTTGAATATTCAGGCGGTTATATCAGTGCAAATTCCATTGATGGAACAAAAGCTTACTGGATTAAAGCAAGTAGTTCGGGAACGATAACAATAAGCTGCAATAATGTGGTGATGAAAGAGAATAATGAATTAGAAAAGATTTCAGAAGCAACAGAAGAATTTAGTCAGATAGAGATAACTGACAGAGCAAACAACAGCCAGACGTTATACCTCAACGGAAAGCTGGAAGGAAGTATCAATAAGGAAAGCTACAGTATGCCTCCTGTACCACCGGTTGGAGCGTTTGATGTAAGACTTGAAGACGATTACAAGTTGACGGAGAATGATGAAGCAACAATAAAGATTCAGGCGAGTGAATATCCTGTGAGGATAAAGATTACAAACCTGAAGAATGGGGTAGAATATAGATTAGTAGAAATATCGAGTGGAGAGGAAGCAGGAAGTCACAAAGTAGTAAATGGTGAAGAGATAATAATAAATAATGAATCAGTAAATAAGCTGAGGATAGAGAAAGCAGGAGAGATACCTGAAGCATATAGTTTAGAACAGAACTATCCGAATCCATTCAACCCGATGACAACGATAAAGTTTGATCTGCCTGAAGCATCAGAAGTAACGCTGACGATTTACAACACATTAGGACAGAAGGTAGATGAGGTAGTAAACACAACATTGGAAGCAGGAAGATACAGCTACCAGTGGAACGCAACTGACATTGCAAGTGGTATTTATATCTATGAATTAAGAACAAATAAATTTATTTCATCCAAGAAAATGATATTTATGAAATAA
- a CDS encoding T9SS type A sorting domain-containing protein — translation MRYWLVKQFALVFFITLFMIQGNSLAQLTGIKTIPGDYATFAAAVADLNTQGVGTGGVTFNVSAGFIDTLPSSTAGLITATGTQSNPIIFQKSGAGTNPTIVAWTGIGTLDGIIVIAGGDYITFDGINVSEDAANPDNISRMEWGYALLKKNATAPVDGCYFVTIKNSTITLNKANTSTWGIYAANHTPSSSTGLTLSDTLDVMSYCKFDNNTIDSYNGIRIISATTPPYYGNKNEIGVNAGNFILAYGNGSATAYGMNIEYQNNLKIAHNSVNGGGASQTGVLYGIRTGSGTNSNVDIYLNSVTVTQSGTSLIYAITNSMGSSGENNRVNIYNNTIENCLYAGSSINSFWMIYNLASAATVNIYGNRCRNNTKAAGTGPMHCIYFNPTTDSTEYLNIYNNEIYNNSSGGAINGIHITGGRNNYIYGNKIFDNRTISSSGSVASGILIPSGPLNTFIYNNFISDIKASNSSDVNAVRGINITSTTAGSNIGLYHNTIFLNASGGTNFGSSGIYHTNSTTSTTAALDMRNNIVVNLSTASGTGKTAAFRRSAANVNLNNYSNLSNNNCFYAGTPSASNVIFYDGTNFDQTLDEFKLRVAPRETSSFTENVPFENSTTPPYDLHVKTTVATQTESGGTPVTNPITVNADIDGELRDATTPDVGADEFIGIGNDITAPSIIYTVLDPTTSTSNRTLSNVTITDQSGINVTPGTAPRIYFRRLSDNNTFVDNTSGTNGWKYVETSNTSSPFEFLINYALLFGGTGVQMGDIIQYFVIAQDNASPVNVGINKGDFNTPPTSVNLTPAAFPITGDINSYYIIALLNGTVTVGTGGDYPSLTGQYGLFNTFNDNIVTGNVVAEIISDLSETGEYSLNQWVEQGAGNYTLIIQPNSTVNRTISGTYKGGLFRLTGADRVSIDGRFNGSGNYLTFVNNKDTNNTATFQLISLGAGLGCSDITIRNCNIKAGINNVANVFAIFGGSSTGSLSTGNAGGADFDNISIIENKIYNTRNGLWIRGTSSDQMINLLVAGNIFGADLVSESITEYGMYIGYADAPQVLSNEVYNMYFDVSKWAIYFTQNVNNAFVSKNKIHSIKQPGTTGYNSLGIYFASATNCYDNQIVNNMIYDLSTYGNTNMYLVGIRIAGGSGYKVYYNSVSISDSIGNPAGGLVSSCLYLSVAATNIDIRNNIFSNTRLGGTSPKNYAVFSPNTTTFQFIDYNDYWTTGGVIGYFGADVATLTDWRTITGQDVNSISEDPHYLSETDLHINPSFSTVCDIGVPIAAITTDIDGDLRSETTPDIGADEYDCGTNTFQLSVDLLNGWNMVSIPGLHPVDQNVGTWWAYRVAGSQVFKYQGGYTQVTTATPGEGYWMKQDGARVYNTGDEWPSGGIQIVPHAPLAGASGWNMIGGYELSVTAANVTTVPGGLQSGPIFKYSGGYTAATTIDPGFGYWIKLTGAGQIIIPETMAKKSRPVEYFAEDWGRIILTDAAGVSYTLYAVKGEVDLSQYELPPAPPAGMYDFRFTSGRIAEDINSAVQTIEMSGVVYPLTVKVEGMDIRLMDESGKMLNTNLKSGEDVVISDATIQKLKVSGELLPTVYALEQNYPNPFNPSTVIEFSLPEDVANVKLSIYNALGEKVAELVNTSLQAGRYQYQWNARDVATGMYIYELRTDKFNSVKKMMFLK, via the coding sequence ATGAGATATTGGCTCGTTAAACAATTTGCTTTAGTTTTTTTCATAACACTTTTTATGATCCAGGGAAATTCCCTTGCTCAATTAACCGGAATTAAAACAATTCCCGGAGACTATGCAACATTTGCCGCAGCTGTTGCAGATTTAAATACTCAAGGTGTTGGTACCGGCGGAGTTACATTTAATGTATCAGCCGGATTTATAGATACACTTCCTTCATCGACTGCCGGATTGATTACTGCAACCGGAACACAATCTAATCCAATAATATTTCAAAAAAGTGGTGCAGGAACTAATCCAACAATAGTCGCATGGACTGGAATAGGTACACTCGATGGAATAATTGTAATTGCAGGTGGCGACTATATCACTTTTGACGGAATAAATGTATCAGAAGATGCAGCTAATCCGGACAACATTTCGAGAATGGAATGGGGCTATGCATTATTGAAGAAGAATGCAACTGCGCCTGTAGATGGTTGCTATTTTGTAACGATAAAAAACTCAACAATAACTCTCAACAAGGCAAATACCTCTACGTGGGGAATTTATGCTGCTAACCATACACCATCATCATCAACTGGTCTTACTCTTTCGGATACATTAGATGTAATGAGTTATTGTAAGTTTGATAATAATACAATTGATTCATATAATGGAATCAGAATAATTAGTGCAACAACACCTCCCTATTATGGTAATAAGAATGAGATTGGTGTAAATGCTGGTAATTTTATTCTTGCATATGGTAATGGATCGGCAACTGCTTACGGAATGAACATTGAATACCAGAATAATCTTAAGATTGCCCATAATTCCGTTAATGGTGGTGGTGCATCTCAAACGGGCGTACTGTATGGTATAAGAACTGGAAGTGGAACCAATTCAAACGTTGATATTTATTTAAATAGCGTCACCGTAACCCAAAGCGGTACAAGTCTTATCTACGCGATTACAAATTCGATGGGAAGTTCGGGTGAGAATAACAGAGTAAATATTTATAATAACACAATTGAGAATTGTTTGTACGCAGGTTCTTCAATTAATAGTTTCTGGATGATTTATAATTTAGCTAGTGCGGCCACTGTCAATATTTATGGAAACCGTTGTAGAAACAATACAAAGGCTGCTGGTACGGGTCCAATGCATTGTATTTATTTCAATCCAACTACTGATAGCACAGAATATTTAAATATTTATAATAATGAAATTTATAATAATAGTTCAGGTGGTGCGATAAATGGTATCCACATTACGGGTGGCCGAAATAATTATATTTATGGAAATAAAATTTTCGATAACAGAACCATAAGCAGTTCAGGATCTGTTGCTTCAGGTATATTAATTCCTTCAGGACCTTTAAATACATTTATTTATAATAATTTTATTTCTGATATAAAGGCTTCTAATTCTTCTGATGTAAATGCTGTCAGAGGCATCAATATTACTAGCACCACTGCAGGGTCCAATATCGGTTTATACCATAACACTATATTCCTGAATGCCTCAGGTGGAACCAATTTTGGTTCGTCTGGTATCTATCACACAAACAGTACTACATCGACAACTGCAGCATTGGATATGCGTAACAATATCGTTGTAAATCTTTCAACCGCAAGCGGCACTGGTAAAACTGCTGCATTCAGAAGAAGTGCGGCTAATGTAAATCTGAACAATTATTCAAATCTTTCAAATAATAATTGTTTCTATGCAGGTACACCAAGCGCCAGCAATGTAATATTTTATGATGGAACAAATTTCGATCAAACACTGGATGAATTTAAACTTCGCGTTGCACCCAGGGAGACCAGCTCATTTACTGAAAATGTACCTTTTGAAAATTCAACAACTCCTCCGTATGATCTTCATGTAAAAACAACGGTGGCAACACAAACTGAAAGTGGCGGAACACCGGTCACTAATCCTATAACAGTTAATGCAGACATTGATGGAGAGCTAAGGGATGCAACAACTCCGGATGTTGGGGCAGATGAGTTTATTGGAATTGGTAATGATATCACGGCACCCTCCATCATATATACTGTATTGGATCCTACAACTTCGACATCAAACAGAACATTATCCAATGTCACTATAACTGATCAAAGTGGTATCAACGTAACTCCTGGTACTGCACCGAGAATTTATTTCAGGAGATTGTCTGATAATAATACTTTTGTTGATAATACTTCGGGCACAAATGGTTGGAAGTATGTGGAAACAAGCAATACAAGTTCTCCGTTTGAATTTCTAATAAACTATGCATTGCTTTTCGGAGGAACAGGCGTCCAAATGGGTGACATAATTCAATATTTTGTTATTGCACAGGATAATGCATCCCCGGTAAATGTTGGTATCAACAAAGGTGATTTTAATACTCCACCGACATCGGTGAATTTAACTCCAGCAGCATTTCCGATTACCGGAGATATTAATTCATATTACATTATTGCATTACTGAATGGTACTGTAACAGTAGGCACCGGAGGAGACTATCCTTCATTAACTGGTCAATATGGATTATTTAATACTTTTAATGATAACATTGTAACCGGAAATGTGGTTGCAGAAATTATAAGCGATCTAAGTGAAACAGGCGAATACAGTCTTAATCAGTGGGTTGAGCAGGGAGCTGGAAACTATACTTTAATTATTCAACCCAACTCGACTGTAAACAGAACTATCTCAGGAACCTATAAAGGTGGTTTGTTCCGTCTTACCGGTGCAGATCGTGTTTCCATCGACGGACGATTTAATGGTTCCGGAAACTATCTTACCTTTGTTAATAACAAAGACACAAACAACACAGCAACATTCCAATTGATAAGTCTGGGTGCTGGATTAGGATGTTCGGATATTACGATAAGAAACTGCAACATTAAAGCCGGGATAAATAATGTTGCAAACGTCTTCGCAATTTTTGGTGGAAGCTCGACTGGATCTTTAAGTACAGGAAATGCTGGCGGTGCAGACTTTGATAATATTTCAATTATTGAAAACAAGATTTATAATACTCGTAACGGTTTATGGATAAGAGGAACGTCTTCAGATCAAATGATTAATTTATTGGTAGCAGGAAATATTTTTGGAGCAGATCTTGTAAGTGAATCGATAACTGAATATGGAATGTATATTGGTTATGCAGATGCACCACAAGTTTTAAGCAATGAAGTATATAACATGTATTTTGATGTCAGCAAATGGGCGATATATTTTACCCAAAACGTTAACAATGCATTTGTAAGTAAAAACAAAATACATTCAATCAAGCAGCCGGGAACGACGGGATATAATTCCTTGGGAATCTACTTTGCATCTGCTACGAATTGCTACGATAACCAGATTGTTAATAATATGATTTATGATCTGAGTACTTACGGAAATACAAATATGTACCTCGTTGGAATACGAATTGCAGGTGGTTCCGGATATAAAGTGTACTACAATTCAGTTAGTATTTCAGATTCAATTGGAAATCCTGCTGGCGGGTTGGTTTCATCATGTCTTTATTTATCTGTTGCTGCAACAAACATAGATATCAGAAATAATATTTTCTCTAATACAAGGTTAGGTGGGACTTCACCGAAGAACTATGCAGTATTTTCTCCAAACACGACAACATTTCAGTTCATTGATTATAATGACTACTGGACTACTGGTGGTGTAATTGGATATTTTGGTGCTGATGTTGCAACATTGACTGATTGGAGAACCATAACTGGTCAGGATGTTAATAGTATTTCTGAAGATCCACATTACCTAAGCGAAACTGATCTGCATATTAATCCTTCATTCAGCACTGTTTGTGATATTGGTGTTCCAATCGCCGCAATAACAACTGATATTGACGGAGATTTAAGAAGTGAAACCACACCTGATATCGGTGCAGACGAATACGACTGTGGGACTAATACTTTTCAATTATCCGTTGACTTACTCAACGGCTGGAATATGGTATCGATACCTGGACTACATCCGGTAGATCAGAATGTAGGTACGTGGTGGGCATATAGAGTAGCAGGCTCACAGGTATTCAAGTATCAAGGTGGATATACACAAGTAACCACAGCCACCCCGGGAGAGGGATACTGGATGAAACAAGATGGAGCCAGAGTATATAACACAGGAGACGAATGGCCATCAGGCGGAATACAGATAGTACCACACGCACCACTAGCAGGAGCCTCAGGCTGGAATATGATAGGTGGATATGAGCTAAGTGTAACAGCAGCCAACGTAACCACAGTTCCAGGTGGACTGCAGAGTGGTCCAATCTTCAAGTATTCAGGCGGATACACCGCAGCTACGACAATAGATCCTGGATTTGGCTACTGGATAAAGTTGACAGGCGCGGGACAGATAATCATACCGGAGACGATGGCAAAGAAAAGCAGACCAGTAGAATACTTTGCAGAGGATTGGGGAAGAATAATACTGACAGATGCAGCAGGAGTAAGCTACACACTGTATGCAGTAAAGGGAGAAGTAGACCTAAGTCAGTATGAACTACCACCAGCACCACCGGCAGGGATGTATGATTTCAGGTTCACGAGTGGAAGGATAGCAGAAGACATCAACAGTGCAGTGCAGACGATAGAGATGAGCGGAGTAGTATATCCATTGACAGTAAAGGTAGAAGGAATGGATATCAGGTTGATGGATGAAAGCGGAAAGATGTTGAACACAAATCTGAAATCAGGTGAAGATGTAGTGATCAGTGATGCAACGATACAGAAGTTGAAGGTAAGCGGAGAGTTGCTGCCGACAGTATATGCATTGGAGCAGAACTATCCGAATCCATTCAACCCAAGCACAGTGATAGAGTTCTCATTGCCGGAAGATGTGGCAAATGTGAAGTTATCGATCTATAATGCATTGGGAGAAAAGGTAGCAGAACTGGTTAACACATCACTGCAGGCTGGCAGATATCAATACCAGTGGAATGCAAGAGATGTAGCAACCGGAATGTATATCTATGAATTGAGAACAGATAAGTTTAATTCAGTTAAGAAAATGATGTTTTTGAAATAA